One genomic segment of Bacteroidota bacterium includes these proteins:
- a CDS encoding menaquinone biosynthesis decarboxylase, producing the protein MAYKNLQEFIQRLEQEGELIRIKEYVNPHLEITEIVDRISKHNGPALLFENTGYQFPLLINALGSEKRMCLALGVEKLDDIAAEIESLFKTIATPKDSITDKLKLLPQLGKIASWMPKMRKGKGDCQEVINKNPDITQLPVMTCWPEDGGPFLTLPVINTMDPETKIRNVGMYRMQVLGPTLTGMHWHKHKVSAGHFNSYKRLGKKMPVAVILGGDPAYTYAATAPLPPNVDEYVLAGFLRKKKVDLIKCITQDMYVPSDADFVIEGFVDPEEDLIWEGPFGDHTGYYSLADWYPKFHITCITHRKNAVYPSTIVGIPPQEDAWIGKATERIFIAPIKMTMLPEMLDMDMPIEGVFHNLTTVRIKKEFSGHGQKVMNAMWGAGQMMFNKILIIADENTTIQNYKELARSVSNYTDPAQDIYISQGPMDVLDHSCSKFAFGGKMCIDATLKSEEEKNDLAKNIVISEIQIDTEKLMQKYPEIHSININLILENISLVLISIEKNRLHHVGELSEKLFSEPGMDAIKFLVITDSVVNAADIDVVTWHAANNIDPKRDIYIFKHGVNGISHAAIDGTRKTKQFDNFNRDWPNIICMDDDTIKAVDAKWDKLGLGAFISSPSLRYRNQYLKGGAIVEQN; encoded by the coding sequence ATGGCTTATAAAAATTTACAGGAATTTATTCAACGGTTGGAGCAGGAGGGCGAACTCATTCGTATTAAAGAATATGTAAATCCGCATTTAGAAATCACTGAGATTGTTGACAGAATTTCCAAGCACAACGGACCGGCATTACTTTTTGAAAATACAGGATATCAATTTCCTTTACTAATAAATGCATTGGGTAGTGAAAAAAGAATGTGTCTTGCATTGGGCGTTGAGAAATTAGATGATATTGCTGCTGAAATAGAAAGTTTATTTAAAACTATTGCAACTCCAAAAGATTCTATTACTGATAAATTAAAGTTGTTACCACAATTAGGAAAAATTGCTTCATGGATGCCAAAGATGCGCAAAGGCAAAGGCGATTGTCAGGAAGTAATAAATAAAAATCCGGACATAACACAACTACCGGTTATGACGTGCTGGCCTGAAGATGGCGGACCATTTTTAACATTGCCCGTAATTAATACAATGGATCCCGAAACTAAAATTCGCAATGTTGGAATGTATCGCATGCAAGTTCTTGGACCTACACTTACAGGTATGCATTGGCATAAACACAAAGTTTCTGCAGGGCATTTTAATTCTTATAAACGCTTAGGTAAAAAAATGCCGGTTGCTGTAATTCTGGGTGGTGATCCCGCATATACTTATGCGGCAACTGCGCCACTTCCTCCTAATGTGGATGAATATGTTTTAGCAGGATTTTTAAGAAAAAAGAAAGTAGATCTGATAAAATGTATTACTCAAGATATGTATGTTCCTTCGGATGCAGATTTTGTGATTGAAGGTTTTGTTGATCCAGAAGAAGATTTAATTTGGGAGGGCCCCTTTGGCGATCATACCGGATATTACTCTTTAGCTGATTGGTATCCGAAATTTCATATTACTTGTATTACACATCGTAAAAATGCAGTGTATCCTTCCACTATTGTTGGCATTCCTCCACAAGAAGATGCATGGATTGGAAAAGCAACAGAACGCATTTTTATAGCACCTATAAAAATGACTATGCTTCCTGAAATGCTGGATATGGATATGCCGATTGAAGGTGTATTTCATAATCTGACTACAGTAAGAATTAAAAAAGAATTCTCAGGTCATGGACAAAAAGTAATGAATGCAATGTGGGGTGCAGGACAAATGATGTTTAATAAAATATTGATTATTGCTGATGAAAATACTACGATTCAAAACTATAAAGAACTGGCACGTTCTGTAAGTAATTATACTGATCCTGCACAAGATATTTATATCAGTCAGGGGCCGATGGATGTGTTAGATCATAGCTGTTCAAAATTTGCATTTGGTGGTAAAATGTGTATTGATGCTACTTTAAAAAGTGAAGAAGAAAAAAATGATCTGGCTAAAAATATTGTAATATCAGAAATACAAATTGATACAGAGAAATTAATGCAAAAGTATCCTGAAATTCATTCAATAAATATTAATCTGATTTTAGAAAATATCTCTCTCGTTTTAATTTCAATTGAAAAAAATCGATTGCATCATGTAGGTGAATTATCAGAAAAATTATTTTCAGAACCGGGAATGGATGCAATTAAATTTTTGGTAATTACTGATAGCGTTGTAAATGCTGCAGATATAGATGTGGTAACATGGCATGCTGCAAATAATATTGATCCCAAACGTGATATCTATATTTTTAAGCACGGAGTGAATGGAATTTCGCATGCTGCTATTGATGGAACGAGAAAAACAAAGCAGTTCGATAATTTTAATCGTGACTGGCCAAATATTATTTGCATGGATGATGATACCATAAAAGCGGTGGATGCAAAATGGGATAAGTTAGGTTTAGGAGCATTTATTTCTTCTCCTTCATTGAGATATCGCAATCAATATTTAAAAGGCGGTGCTATAGTAGAGCAAAATTGA
- a CDS encoding tryptophan 2,3-dioxygenase has protein sequence MNRPPVEYTEYLQLDRILNSQAPESDKENISAHDEMLFIIIHQAYELWFKQIHHELDSALQIMNGKMLNDNSPELQTIVHRMNRVGTILNLLVHQIDILETMTPLDFHDFRDLLRPASGFQSWQFKMIEAKLGLKFDNRHGQQYYLSQLKPQFVEMIKEVEKQPTLLELIDGWLSRMPFFDSPELWENYKAITSNDNIMHPFWSDFINIYESGLVEGEKQNIETFKQIFFSDSKSEYTSLSSKAMRSALFISLYRGYPILHMPFNFMNAMVNIDEQMATWRFRHINMVHRMIGNRVGTGGSSGKDYLQGALNKHYIFKDFAILSSFLIERHKLPVLSQELELRLGFYRNA, from the coding sequence ATGAATCGTCCACCAGTTGAATATACCGAATATCTGCAATTAGATAGAATTCTAAATTCTCAAGCTCCGGAAAGTGATAAAGAAAATATTTCAGCTCACGATGAAATGTTATTTATAATTATTCATCAAGCGTATGAATTGTGGTTTAAGCAAATTCATCATGAATTGGATTCTGCATTACAAATAATGAATGGTAAAATGTTGAATGATAATTCACCTGAATTACAGACTATAGTGCATCGTATGAATCGTGTAGGTACAATATTAAATTTGTTAGTACATCAAATTGATATTTTGGAAACAATGACACCGTTGGACTTTCATGATTTCCGTGATTTGTTGCGTCCGGCATCCGGTTTTCAGAGTTGGCAATTTAAAATGATAGAAGCAAAACTTGGTTTGAAATTCGATAATCGTCATGGTCAGCAATATTATTTATCGCAATTGAAACCACAGTTTGTGGAAATGATAAAAGAAGTAGAGAAGCAACCTACTTTATTAGAATTGATTGATGGGTGGTTATCCAGAATGCCGTTTTTTGATTCACCTGAATTATGGGAAAATTATAAGGCCATTACTTCAAATGATAATATAATGCATCCTTTCTGGTCGGATTTTATAAATATTTATGAAAGTGGATTAGTGGAAGGAGAGAAACAGAATATTGAAACTTTTAAACAAATATTTTTCTCTGACTCTAAAAGTGAATATACTTCCTTATCTTCAAAAGCAATGCGTTCTGCATTATTTATTTCTCTATACAGAGGATATCCAATCTTGCATATGCCATTTAATTTTATGAATGCAATGGTGAATATAGATGAGCAAATGGCTACGTGGAGATTCAGACATATTAATATGGTGCATCGCATGATCGGAAATCGTGTTGGAACTGGTGGAAGTTCTGGTAAAGATTATTTGCAAGGAGCTTTAAACAAACATTATATTTTTAAAGACTTTGCCATACTCTCCAGCTTTTTAATTGAACGCCATAAATTACCTGTATTAAGTCAGGAATTAGAATTAAGACTTGGTTTTTATCGCAACGCTTAA
- a CDS encoding OmpA family protein: protein MKKLFLISGCIALLIWGCKYTENITDGQTAYNLKKYSLAAELLEKEFNKDELGTTKAQLAYQIGQSYQYNNQTEAAATWYKTAIDWEYGSDAVLAFAKMLKAQEKYNEAIKQFQAYLIEEPYRRPEITAEITSSENALTWIKADNDEFDKEIYITNLKTLNSADADFSPAFSSSTSIAFTSSRENSTGDLKDKWTGNKFYDVYEATFTGYGKFNTPQLYSGKVNSEYNDGSLIFSSDFTEMFFTRCGSDDRKIDDYCNLYYSAILPEGGWSEPEVLPFFEDSLNIGTACLSIDGQTLFFAAMGPNGLGGSDIYYSKRLFEGWDTPVNGGTSINTVGNEAFPNFDAEGNFYFASDGHPGMGGLDIFSASFNKGKFSGVTNMKYPINSGADDFGMMIVKQTKDVSADTLMVGYFSSARKGGVGGDDLYMFVKKPKKLRAPVFVLNGKINQKVYEDTSDVTSTVIDTISLPGAIATIGFSELNTLLAKFVLPIDSSFNVIVDSLKTYKFSGAKEGYFTGSKNISITGYTAKPGDTLIIYSELVLDKIPSSKEAQIKLNNIYYDYDDTTLRAESFPELDKLVVMLTENPNLTIQINSHTDSRGSDKYNQKLSQGRANSVVVYLILKGIDSERLFAKGFGESNPDKIKTLVTVPSGTVIPKNTILTEKYINGFKSKTDDFEFLHQLNRRTTFNIVSDTFNLNSDAPDEIEVDPAPENNEIKDNQEKQD, encoded by the coding sequence ATGAAAAAACTATTTCTGATTTCCGGATGCATTGCGTTACTAATTTGGGGATGCAAATACACTGAAAATATAACAGACGGACAAACTGCCTATAATTTAAAAAAGTACTCCTTAGCTGCAGAACTTTTAGAAAAGGAATTTAATAAAGATGAGTTAGGTACTACGAAAGCGCAATTGGCTTATCAGATTGGCCAGAGTTATCAATATAATAATCAAACAGAAGCAGCGGCTACCTGGTATAAAACAGCAATTGATTGGGAGTATGGTTCTGATGCAGTTCTGGCGTTTGCAAAAATGTTGAAGGCACAAGAAAAATATAATGAGGCGATAAAACAATTTCAAGCGTACTTAATTGAGGAACCTTATCGTAGACCGGAGATTACCGCAGAAATCACATCAAGTGAAAATGCGTTGACCTGGATTAAAGCGGATAATGATGAATTTGATAAAGAGATTTATATTACTAATCTTAAAACATTGAATTCGGCGGATGCTGATTTTAGTCCTGCATTTTCAAGTTCCACCTCTATTGCATTTACTTCCTCCAGAGAAAATTCAACGGGTGATTTAAAAGATAAATGGACAGGAAATAAATTTTACGATGTGTATGAAGCCACATTTACGGGCTATGGAAAATTTAATACCCCACAATTATATTCTGGAAAAGTAAATTCAGAATACAATGATGGCTCTCTTATTTTTTCTTCTGATTTTACTGAAATGTTTTTTACTCGATGTGGTTCTGATGACAGGAAGATTGATGACTACTGCAATTTATATTACAGCGCAATACTTCCCGAAGGCGGCTGGAGCGAACCCGAAGTATTACCTTTCTTTGAAGACTCATTAAATATCGGCACAGCATGTTTATCTATAGATGGACAAACATTATTTTTTGCGGCAATGGGACCAAATGGTTTAGGCGGCAGCGATATTTATTATAGCAAACGATTATTTGAAGGTTGGGATACTCCGGTAAATGGGGGTACTTCAATTAATACAGTTGGCAATGAAGCGTTTCCAAATTTTGATGCTGAAGGTAATTTTTATTTTGCCAGTGATGGACATCCGGGTATGGGTGGTCTCGACATATTTTCAGCAAGTTTTAATAAAGGTAAATTCAGTGGTGTAACTAATATGAAATATCCAATTAATTCAGGTGCGGATGATTTCGGGATGATGATAGTAAAACAAACTAAAGATGTCTCAGCAGATACATTAATGGTTGGATATTTTTCTTCAGCACGAAAAGGTGGTGTTGGTGGTGATGATCTTTATATGTTTGTAAAGAAACCAAAGAAATTACGTGCCCCTGTATTTGTTTTAAATGGAAAAATAAATCAGAAAGTGTATGAAGACACCAGCGATGTAACTTCAACAGTTATAGATACAATTTCATTACCGGGAGCAATTGCAACAATTGGATTTTCAGAATTAAATACCTTGCTCGCAAAATTTGTTTTACCTATAGATTCCTCATTCAATGTAATTGTTGATTCATTAAAAACATATAAGTTCAGCGGAGCTAAAGAAGGATATTTTACAGGCTCCAAAAATATTAGCATCACAGGTTATACAGCAAAACCCGGAGACACTTTAATAATTTATAGTGAGCTCGTGTTAGATAAAATACCTTCAAGCAAAGAAGCGCAGATTAAGTTGAATAATATTTATTACGATTATGATGATACTACATTGCGTGCAGAATCTTTTCCTGAATTGGATAAATTAGTTGTGATGTTAACTGAAAATCCAAATCTTACTATTCAAATAAATTCACATACGGACTCTCGTGGTTCTGATAAGTATAATCAGAAATTATCGCAAGGTCGTGCTAATAGTGTAGTTGTTTATTTAATATTAAAAGGTATTGATTCGGAACGCTTATTTGCAAAAGGATTTGGTGAAAGTAATCCTGATAAAATAAAAACATTGGTTACTGTTCCGAGTGGAACTGTTATTCCAAAAAATACTATTCTCACCGAAAAGTATATCAATGGTTTCAAATCCAAAACAGATGATTTTGAATTTTTGCATCAGTTAAATCGTCGCACCACTTTTAATATTGTTAGTGATACATTTAATCTTAACTCAGATGCGCCGGATGAAATTGAAGTGGACCCTGCTCCTGAAAATAATGAGATAAAAGATAATCAGGAAAAACAGGATTAA
- a CDS encoding universal stress protein, whose product MKNILIPVDFSDYTWTQVQYALDFTKHFACEIRLVHVFDDPFVDKDISQTPIKNQVTGYTEELIHKMETDAHSNMQVMLAKVREATKDRKDSDFILSSSVRRGFAADEILNEARAWRPHLIIMGTRGHSKIDRVMFGTVTQSVIKHAHIPILALPLNYSFRKISKVLYGTNFNNYDVYAIGKMMHLLQDSECKFHITHFNLDDDIVSDEKNMMQLSSQVENDYRNARLQFEIINSEKLKKGFEEFIADYSIDMVALTARKMNMWQNLFTKSNTIMLLNATDIPLLVFHEV is encoded by the coding sequence ATGAAAAATATTTTAATTCCTGTTGACTTTAGTGATTATACCTGGACGCAAGTTCAATATGCATTAGACTTCACCAAACATTTTGCATGTGAAATAAGACTTGTGCATGTTTTTGACGATCCGTTTGTGGACAAGGATATTAGCCAAACGCCCATTAAAAATCAGGTTACAGGATACACAGAGGAACTGATTCATAAAATGGAAACCGATGCACATTCAAATATGCAAGTGATGTTGGCAAAGGTGCGAGAAGCAACCAAGGATAGAAAAGATTCAGATTTTATTCTTAGTAGTTCTGTGCGACGTGGTTTTGCTGCCGATGAAATATTAAATGAAGCACGGGCCTGGCGACCACATCTTATAATTATGGGGACCAGAGGACATTCTAAAATTGATAGAGTGATGTTTGGTACTGTAACTCAAAGTGTAATCAAGCATGCGCATATTCCAATATTAGCTTTACCATTAAATTATTCTTTCCGTAAAATATCCAAAGTATTATACGGTACCAATTTTAATAATTATGATGTGTATGCCATTGGTAAAATGATGCACTTACTTCAGGATTCTGAATGTAAATTTCATATCACGCATTTCAATTTAGATGATGATATAGTTTCTGATGAAAAAAATATGATGCAATTGTCTAGTCAGGTAGAAAATGATTATCGGAATGCCCGGCTACAATTTGAAATTATTAATAGTGAGAAATTGAAAAAAGGTTTTGAAGAATTTATAGCGGATTATTCCATTGATATGGTAGCGCTCACCGCCAGAAAAATGAATATGTGGCAAAATCTGTTTACAAAAAGCAATACAATTATGTTGCTAAATGCCACAGATATTCCATTGCTTGTTTTTCATGAGGTATAA
- a CDS encoding MerR family transcriptional regulator, giving the protein MSITYSIKDLETYSGIKAHTIRIWEQRYGILKAARTSTNIRYYTEDEVKYLMSLALLNRKGKKISTLSQMSQQDISDAIKALTKLSDDYRTQIEAMIEAAIAFNEIQFLQLFNSSIKQIGFEPTMIKIIFPFLEKLGVLWVSGGIMAAQEHFISQLIRQKLIVCIDANSGKLNPNSKRFVLFLPNGEWHELTLLFLHYLLKVRRQNVTYLGPSVPLKDVLTVGERLNPDYFYTIITNAPHGYSVSEYLNKLSDKFPDSTVFASGVQLFNPPRSLNKNVSILNNMEDVTAKIEDLTGNT; this is encoded by the coding sequence ATGTCAATTACCTATTCTATTAAGGATCTTGAAACATATTCAGGAATAAAAGCGCATACCATTCGCATTTGGGAACAGCGTTATGGTATTTTAAAAGCTGCTCGCACTTCTACCAATATCCGATACTATACAGAAGATGAAGTAAAATATCTGATGAGTCTTGCACTGCTAAATCGAAAAGGAAAGAAAATTTCAACCCTTTCTCAAATGTCGCAGCAAGATATTTCTGACGCTATTAAAGCGCTAACCAAATTGAGCGACGATTACCGAACGCAGATTGAAGCAATGATAGAAGCAGCCATTGCATTTAATGAAATTCAATTTCTGCAATTATTCAATTCCTCTATTAAACAAATAGGCTTTGAACCAACCATGATAAAAATTATTTTTCCTTTCTTGGAAAAGTTGGGAGTATTGTGGGTTTCTGGAGGTATTATGGCAGCTCAGGAACATTTTATTTCTCAGTTAATAAGGCAAAAATTAATAGTGTGTATAGATGCTAATAGCGGAAAACTTAATCCAAACTCAAAAAGATTTGTTTTATTTCTTCCGAATGGTGAATGGCATGAACTCACTTTATTGTTCTTGCATTATCTTTTAAAAGTACGCCGCCAAAATGTTACCTATTTAGGGCCAAGTGTCCCACTTAAAGATGTTCTCACGGTCGGTGAACGTCTTAATCCGGATTATTTCTATACAATAATAACCAATGCTCCGCATGGTTATTCTGTAAGCGAATATCTCAATAAACTTTCAGATAAATTTCCCGATTCAACAGTTTTTGCTTCTGGTGTTCAGCTGTTTAATCCACCTCGGTCTTTAAATAAGAATGTTTCCATACTAAATAATATGGAAGATGTAACGGCAAAAATTGAAGACTTGACAGGCAATACTTAA
- a CDS encoding RNA polymerase sigma factor: MTSNQFHTQMIEHKQPLKAFAMNLTREHNDALDLMQETYARAISNQDKFNDGTNLKAWLITIMKNIFINNYRKTSRRNVVNDFSENLFLLNSGPITIENSAEKSFVMEDLLAAVNSLNIEYRKPFMMHHHGFKYDEIAEELSLPLGTVKSRIFFARKQMQQFLKEKGFVRY, translated from the coding sequence ATGACAAGTAATCAGTTCCACACCCAGATGATTGAGCATAAGCAACCCCTTAAAGCTTTTGCCATGAATTTAACCAGAGAACATAATGATGCTCTGGATTTAATGCAGGAAACATACGCACGAGCAATATCCAATCAGGATAAGTTTAATGATGGAACCAACCTGAAGGCTTGGTTAATTACCATTATGAAGAATATTTTCATCAACAACTATCGCAAAACTTCCCGCCGAAATGTGGTAAATGATTTTTCAGAAAATTTATTTCTGCTAAACTCAGGACCTATAACCATTGAAAATTCTGCTGAGAAAAGTTTCGTGATGGAAGATCTGCTTGCAGCAGTGAATAGTTTGAATATTGAATATCGCAAACCATTTATGATGCATCATCATGGGTTTAAATATGATGAGATTGCCGAGGAGTTAAGTTTACCTCTTGGTACTGTGAAGAGCCGTATCTTTTTTGCCCGCAAACAAATGCAGCAATTTTTAAAAGAAAAAGGATTTGTGAGATATTGA
- a CDS encoding VOC family protein yields the protein MINGLHHIAIICKDIEKSIAFYTDVLGFEKMKSTYRQERKSWKVDLHHPANITLELFTFENAPERPSYPEAIGLRHLALSVVNIEDVVQKIISKGIQVESIRTDLITGKRFTFFADPDDLPIELYEV from the coding sequence ATGATTAATGGATTGCATCATATTGCTATAATTTGCAAGGACATTGAAAAATCAATTGCATTTTATACTGATGTATTAGGATTTGAAAAAATGAAATCTACTTATCGTCAAGAACGTAAATCCTGGAAAGTGGATTTGCATCATCCTGCAAATATTACCTTAGAATTATTTACGTTTGAAAATGCACCTGAAAGACCATCCTATCCCGAAGCCATCGGACTTCGACATCTTGCATTAAGCGTTGTGAATATAGAAGATGTTGTTCAGAAAATTATTTCAAAAGGTATTCAAGTTGAAAGTATTCGTACGGATTTAATAACAGGAAAGCGATTTACTTTTTTTGCAGACCCTGATGATCTGCCCATTGAATTATATGAAGTATAA
- a CDS encoding YraN family protein, translating to MAVHHIKGKEGEDQAARMLQDKGYILLERNWRFKKGEIDIIAQQNNIIVFAEVKARSTEKFGYPEFAVTAKKQKLLAATAEAYLYEKQLENEIRFDIITIISNNKTNEIRHFEDAFFPNPTDDLQ from the coding sequence ATGGCGGTACACCATATTAAAGGAAAAGAAGGTGAAGATCAGGCAGCTAGGATGTTGCAGGACAAAGGATATATTCTGCTTGAGCGCAACTGGCGATTTAAGAAAGGAGAAATAGATATTATAGCACAGCAAAACAACATCATTGTATTTGCAGAAGTAAAAGCCCGCAGCACAGAAAAATTTGGTTATCCTGAATTTGCAGTTACAGCCAAAAAACAAAAATTACTTGCAGCCACTGCCGAAGCGTATTTATATGAAAAGCAATTAGAAAATGAAATCCGATTTGATATTATAACCATTATTTCAAATAATAAAACAAATGAAATACGCCATTTTGAAGATGCATTTTTTCCAAATCCAACCGATGATTTACAATGA
- the lipB gene encoding lipoyl(octanoyl) transferase LipB, with translation MNRVIFEDLGTINYKDAWDYQEKVFNETVQIKIQNREADKPKQEVQHHLLLCEHTPVITLGKNANASNVLLSKSVLQQKHIDLFPINRGGDVTFHGPGQIVGYPILDLDAFYTDIGKYLRDIEEVIIRTIAEYGISGERLKGVTGVWLDAENPFKARKICAIGIRCSRWVTMHGFAFNVNTDLSYFDTIIPCGLSDKKVTSLQQELGEIIDMEIVKKKVMHHFEDVFQCNLYTI, from the coding sequence ATGAATCGGGTAATATTTGAAGACTTAGGAACAATTAATTATAAAGATGCCTGGGATTATCAGGAAAAAGTATTTAATGAAACGGTGCAAATTAAAATACAAAATAGGGAAGCGGATAAACCAAAGCAGGAAGTGCAACATCATTTATTATTATGCGAACATACACCTGTTATCACGCTTGGAAAAAATGCAAATGCATCTAATGTGTTATTGAGTAAAAGTGTATTGCAACAAAAACATATTGATTTGTTTCCAATCAATCGGGGAGGGGATGTTACCTTTCATGGTCCCGGACAAATTGTAGGTTATCCCATTTTAGATTTAGATGCATTTTATACGGATATCGGAAAATATTTAAGAGATATTGAAGAAGTAATTATAAGAACTATTGCTGAGTACGGAATAAGTGGAGAGAGATTAAAAGGTGTAACCGGTGTGTGGTTAGATGCTGAAAATCCATTTAAAGCCAGAAAGATTTGTGCTATCGGAATCCGTTGCAGCAGATGGGTTACCATGCATGGTTTTGCATTTAATGTAAATACAGATCTCAGTTATTTTGATACTATTATTCCATGCGGATTAAGTGATAAAAAAGTAACTTCTCTGCAGCAGGAATTGGGTGAAATAATTGATATGGAAATTGTAAAGAAAAAAGTGATGCATCATTTTGAAGATGTGTTCCAATGTAATTTATATACGATATGA
- a CDS encoding RluA family pseudouridine synthase: protein MKIPEEKITNPGEETEEDLYEVFRVKTDPKQEPLRIDKFLLNRIENISRTKIQNAAKAGSILVNGIVVKSNYKVKPGDEISVVLPGKAFDGTVHAENIPLNIVYEDKCIAVIDKPAGLVVHPGVGNYTGTLVNALMYHFGTLPNASTEYIRPGLVHRIDKNTSGLLVVAKEDYAMQHLAKQFFAHSIERTYHALVWGEFEEKEGTITGSIARHPRFRKLFTVTPDPEDGKHAVTHYKVLESFGYVSLVECKLETGRTHQIRVHMQYIGHPIFNDDTYGGNRIVKGTIYTKYKQFIDNCFQIIPRQALHAYSLGFIHPDTEEQMHFISPLPEDFQGAIDKWRKYSHQLKM from the coding sequence ATGAAAATACCTGAAGAAAAAATAACAAACCCCGGAGAAGAAACGGAAGAAGATTTATACGAAGTGTTTCGTGTAAAAACAGATCCTAAACAAGAGCCTTTACGCATTGATAAATTTCTGTTGAATAGAATAGAAAATATCAGTAGAACAAAAATTCAGAATGCTGCTAAGGCAGGTTCCATACTTGTAAATGGGATTGTTGTTAAATCCAATTATAAAGTAAAACCGGGTGATGAAATTTCTGTAGTGCTGCCGGGTAAAGCATTTGACGGTACAGTGCATGCTGAAAATATTCCGCTCAATATTGTTTATGAAGATAAGTGTATTGCAGTAATAGATAAACCTGCCGGGCTTGTTGTGCATCCCGGTGTGGGCAATTATACAGGCACACTTGTAAATGCATTGATGTATCATTTCGGCACATTACCCAATGCTTCCACCGAATATATTCGTCCGGGATTAGTGCATCGCATTGATAAAAATACCAGTGGATTATTAGTGGTGGCAAAAGAAGATTATGCTATGCAACATTTAGCTAAACAATTTTTTGCGCATAGTATTGAACGCACTTATCATGCGTTGGTGTGGGGAGAATTTGAAGAGAAAGAAGGAACAATTACAGGAAGTATTGCACGACATCCGAGATTCAGAAAATTATTTACAGTAACACCTGATCCTGAAGATGGAAAACATGCTGTTACTCATTATAAAGTATTAGAAAGTTTTGGTTATGTATCCCTTGTGGAATGCAAATTGGAAACCGGCAGAACACATCAGATTCGTGTGCACATGCAATATATTGGCCACCCTATTTTTAATGACGATACTTATGGCGGCAATAGAATAGTGAAGGGAACAATCTATACCAAGTACAAACAGTTTATTGATAATTGTTTTCAAATTATTCCCCGTCAGGCACTGCATGCATATTCATTAGGATTTATACATCCGGATACTGAGGAACAAATGCATTTTATCAGTCCTTTACCTGAAGATTTTCAAGGAGCAATTGATAAATGGAGAAAATACTCGCATCAGTTGAAAATGTAG